A window from Vulpes lagopus strain Blue_001 chromosome 23, ASM1834538v1, whole genome shotgun sequence encodes these proteins:
- the TMCC3 gene encoding transmembrane and coiled-coil domain protein 3 isoform X3: MRRVERHDMNTLSLPLNIRRGGSDTNLNFDVPDGILDFHKVKLSADSLKQKILKVTEQIKIEQTSRDGNVAEYLKLVSSADKQQAGRIKQVFEKKNQKSAHSIAQLQKKLEQYHRKLREIEQNGASRNSKDISKDNLKDLQHSLKDAHAKSRTAPHSTECSKSSMPGVSLTPPVFVFSKSREFANLIRNKFGSADNIAHLKNSLEEFRPEGSPRAYGGSATIVNKPKYGSDDECSSGTSGSADSNGNQSFGASGAGTLDSQGKLTMILEELREIKDTQAQLAEDIEALKVQFKREYGFISQTLQEERYRYERLEDQLHDLTDLHQHETANLKQELASIEEKVAYQAYERSRDIQEALESCQTRISKLELHQQEQQALQTDTVNAKVLLGKCINVILAFMTVILVCVSTIAKFVSPMMKSRFHILGTFFAVTLLAVFCKNWDHIVCAIERIIIPR, encoded by the exons GTAGAACGTCATGACATGAATACCCTAAGCCTGCCCCTGAACATTCGCCGAGGGGGGTCTGACACCAACCTCAACTTCGATGTACCAGATGGCATCCTGGACTTCCACAAGGTCAAACTCAGTGCAGACAGCCTGAAACAAAAAATTCTGAAGGTGACGGAGCAGATAAAAATTGAGCAGACGTCCCGCGATGGGAATGTTGCAGAGTATCTTAAACTCGTCAGCAGCGCAGACAAGCAGCAGGCTGGCCGTATCAAACAAGTCTTTGAGAAGAAGAATCAGAAGTCCGCTCACTCCATTGCCCAGCTACAGAAGAAGTTAGAACAGTATCATAGAAAGCTCAGAGAGATCGAACAGAATGGAGCCTCCAGAAACTCGAAGGACATTTCCAAAGACAACCTGAAGGATCTGCAGCACTCCCTGAAAGATGCCCACGCCAAGTCCCGAACTGCCCCGCACAGCACGGAGTGCAGTAAATCAAGCATGCCCGGAGTGTCCCTCACTCCGCCTGTGTTCGTCTTCAGTAAGTCCAGAGAGTTCGCCAACCTGATCCGGAATAAGTTTGGCAGCGCCGATAACATCGCACACTTGAAAAATTCCTTAGAGGAGTTCAGGCCGGAGGGGAGTCCCCGGGCCTACGGGGGCAGCGCGACCATTGTGAACAAACCCAAGTACGGCAGCGATGACGAATGCTCAAGTGGCACATCAGGCTCTGCTGACAGTAACGGGAACCAGTCCTTTGGAGCCAGTGGAGCCGGCACGCTGGACAGCCAGGGCAAGCTCACCATGATCCTGGAGGAGCTGAGAGAGATCAAGGACACCCAGGCACAGCTGGCCGAGGACATCGAAGCGCTCAAAGTGCAATTTAAGAGAGAATACGGTTTCATTTCACAGACCCTGCAAGAGGAAAGATACAG GTACGAGCGGCTAGAAGACCAGCTGCATGACCTGACAGACCTGCACCAGCACGAGACCGCCAACCTGAAACAGGAGCTGGCCAGCATCGAGGAGAAGGTGGCCTACCAGGCCTATGAGCGCTCACGGGACATCCAG GAAGCTTTGGAATCCTGCCAGACGCGCATTTCTAAGCTGGAGCTCCACCAGCAAGAGCAGCAAGCTCTGCAGACGGACACCGTGAACGCCAAAGTTCTCCTGGGGAAGTGCATAAACGTGATCCTGGCCTTCATGACCGTcatccttgtgtgtgtgtctaccaTCGCCAAGTTCGTCTCGCCCATGATGAAGAGCCGTTTCCACATCCTTGGCACCTTCTTTGCCGTGACGCTCCTTGCAGTATTTTGCAAAAACTGGGACCATATTGTGTGTGCCATAGAAAGGATCATAATACCCAGATGA
- the TMCC3 gene encoding transmembrane and coiled-coil domain protein 3 isoform X1 codes for MPGSDTALTVDRTYSDPGRHHRCKSRVERHDMNTLSLPLNIRRGGSDTNLNFDVPDGILDFHKVKLSADSLKQKILKVTEQIKIEQTSRDGNVAEYLKLVSSADKQQAGRIKQVFEKKNQKSAHSIAQLQKKLEQYHRKLREIEQNGASRNSKDISKDNLKDLQHSLKDAHAKSRTAPHSTECSKSSMPGVSLTPPVFVFSKSREFANLIRNKFGSADNIAHLKNSLEEFRPEGSPRAYGGSATIVNKPKYGSDDECSSGTSGSADSNGNQSFGASGAGTLDSQGKLTMILEELREIKDTQAQLAEDIEALKVQFKREYGFISQTLQEERYRYERLEDQLHDLTDLHQHETANLKQELASIEEKVAYQAYERSRDIQEALESCQTRISKLELHQQEQQALQTDTVNAKVLLGKCINVILAFMTVILVCVSTIAKFVSPMMKSRFHILGTFFAVTLLAVFCKNWDHIVCAIERIIIPR; via the exons GTAGAACGTCATGACATGAATACCCTAAGCCTGCCCCTGAACATTCGCCGAGGGGGGTCTGACACCAACCTCAACTTCGATGTACCAGATGGCATCCTGGACTTCCACAAGGTCAAACTCAGTGCAGACAGCCTGAAACAAAAAATTCTGAAGGTGACGGAGCAGATAAAAATTGAGCAGACGTCCCGCGATGGGAATGTTGCAGAGTATCTTAAACTCGTCAGCAGCGCAGACAAGCAGCAGGCTGGCCGTATCAAACAAGTCTTTGAGAAGAAGAATCAGAAGTCCGCTCACTCCATTGCCCAGCTACAGAAGAAGTTAGAACAGTATCATAGAAAGCTCAGAGAGATCGAACAGAATGGAGCCTCCAGAAACTCGAAGGACATTTCCAAAGACAACCTGAAGGATCTGCAGCACTCCCTGAAAGATGCCCACGCCAAGTCCCGAACTGCCCCGCACAGCACGGAGTGCAGTAAATCAAGCATGCCCGGAGTGTCCCTCACTCCGCCTGTGTTCGTCTTCAGTAAGTCCAGAGAGTTCGCCAACCTGATCCGGAATAAGTTTGGCAGCGCCGATAACATCGCACACTTGAAAAATTCCTTAGAGGAGTTCAGGCCGGAGGGGAGTCCCCGGGCCTACGGGGGCAGCGCGACCATTGTGAACAAACCCAAGTACGGCAGCGATGACGAATGCTCAAGTGGCACATCAGGCTCTGCTGACAGTAACGGGAACCAGTCCTTTGGAGCCAGTGGAGCCGGCACGCTGGACAGCCAGGGCAAGCTCACCATGATCCTGGAGGAGCTGAGAGAGATCAAGGACACCCAGGCACAGCTGGCCGAGGACATCGAAGCGCTCAAAGTGCAATTTAAGAGAGAATACGGTTTCATTTCACAGACCCTGCAAGAGGAAAGATACAG GTACGAGCGGCTAGAAGACCAGCTGCATGACCTGACAGACCTGCACCAGCACGAGACCGCCAACCTGAAACAGGAGCTGGCCAGCATCGAGGAGAAGGTGGCCTACCAGGCCTATGAGCGCTCACGGGACATCCAG GAAGCTTTGGAATCCTGCCAGACGCGCATTTCTAAGCTGGAGCTCCACCAGCAAGAGCAGCAAGCTCTGCAGACGGACACCGTGAACGCCAAAGTTCTCCTGGGGAAGTGCATAAACGTGATCCTGGCCTTCATGACCGTcatccttgtgtgtgtgtctaccaTCGCCAAGTTCGTCTCGCCCATGATGAAGAGCCGTTTCCACATCCTTGGCACCTTCTTTGCCGTGACGCTCCTTGCAGTATTTTGCAAAAACTGGGACCATATTGTGTGTGCCATAGAAAGGATCATAATACCCAGATGA
- the TMCC3 gene encoding transmembrane and coiled-coil domain protein 3 isoform X2: MCSVERHDMNTLSLPLNIRRGGSDTNLNFDVPDGILDFHKVKLSADSLKQKILKVTEQIKIEQTSRDGNVAEYLKLVSSADKQQAGRIKQVFEKKNQKSAHSIAQLQKKLEQYHRKLREIEQNGASRNSKDISKDNLKDLQHSLKDAHAKSRTAPHSTECSKSSMPGVSLTPPVFVFSKSREFANLIRNKFGSADNIAHLKNSLEEFRPEGSPRAYGGSATIVNKPKYGSDDECSSGTSGSADSNGNQSFGASGAGTLDSQGKLTMILEELREIKDTQAQLAEDIEALKVQFKREYGFISQTLQEERYRYERLEDQLHDLTDLHQHETANLKQELASIEEKVAYQAYERSRDIQEALESCQTRISKLELHQQEQQALQTDTVNAKVLLGKCINVILAFMTVILVCVSTIAKFVSPMMKSRFHILGTFFAVTLLAVFCKNWDHIVCAIERIIIPR; the protein is encoded by the exons GTAGAACGTCATGACATGAATACCCTAAGCCTGCCCCTGAACATTCGCCGAGGGGGGTCTGACACCAACCTCAACTTCGATGTACCAGATGGCATCCTGGACTTCCACAAGGTCAAACTCAGTGCAGACAGCCTGAAACAAAAAATTCTGAAGGTGACGGAGCAGATAAAAATTGAGCAGACGTCCCGCGATGGGAATGTTGCAGAGTATCTTAAACTCGTCAGCAGCGCAGACAAGCAGCAGGCTGGCCGTATCAAACAAGTCTTTGAGAAGAAGAATCAGAAGTCCGCTCACTCCATTGCCCAGCTACAGAAGAAGTTAGAACAGTATCATAGAAAGCTCAGAGAGATCGAACAGAATGGAGCCTCCAGAAACTCGAAGGACATTTCCAAAGACAACCTGAAGGATCTGCAGCACTCCCTGAAAGATGCCCACGCCAAGTCCCGAACTGCCCCGCACAGCACGGAGTGCAGTAAATCAAGCATGCCCGGAGTGTCCCTCACTCCGCCTGTGTTCGTCTTCAGTAAGTCCAGAGAGTTCGCCAACCTGATCCGGAATAAGTTTGGCAGCGCCGATAACATCGCACACTTGAAAAATTCCTTAGAGGAGTTCAGGCCGGAGGGGAGTCCCCGGGCCTACGGGGGCAGCGCGACCATTGTGAACAAACCCAAGTACGGCAGCGATGACGAATGCTCAAGTGGCACATCAGGCTCTGCTGACAGTAACGGGAACCAGTCCTTTGGAGCCAGTGGAGCCGGCACGCTGGACAGCCAGGGCAAGCTCACCATGATCCTGGAGGAGCTGAGAGAGATCAAGGACACCCAGGCACAGCTGGCCGAGGACATCGAAGCGCTCAAAGTGCAATTTAAGAGAGAATACGGTTTCATTTCACAGACCCTGCAAGAGGAAAGATACAG GTACGAGCGGCTAGAAGACCAGCTGCATGACCTGACAGACCTGCACCAGCACGAGACCGCCAACCTGAAACAGGAGCTGGCCAGCATCGAGGAGAAGGTGGCCTACCAGGCCTATGAGCGCTCACGGGACATCCAG GAAGCTTTGGAATCCTGCCAGACGCGCATTTCTAAGCTGGAGCTCCACCAGCAAGAGCAGCAAGCTCTGCAGACGGACACCGTGAACGCCAAAGTTCTCCTGGGGAAGTGCATAAACGTGATCCTGGCCTTCATGACCGTcatccttgtgtgtgtgtctaccaTCGCCAAGTTCGTCTCGCCCATGATGAAGAGCCGTTTCCACATCCTTGGCACCTTCTTTGCCGTGACGCTCCTTGCAGTATTTTGCAAAAACTGGGACCATATTGTGTGTGCCATAGAAAGGATCATAATACCCAGATGA
- the TMCC3 gene encoding transmembrane and coiled-coil domain protein 3 isoform X4 has protein sequence MNTLSLPLNIRRGGSDTNLNFDVPDGILDFHKVKLSADSLKQKILKVTEQIKIEQTSRDGNVAEYLKLVSSADKQQAGRIKQVFEKKNQKSAHSIAQLQKKLEQYHRKLREIEQNGASRNSKDISKDNLKDLQHSLKDAHAKSRTAPHSTECSKSSMPGVSLTPPVFVFSKSREFANLIRNKFGSADNIAHLKNSLEEFRPEGSPRAYGGSATIVNKPKYGSDDECSSGTSGSADSNGNQSFGASGAGTLDSQGKLTMILEELREIKDTQAQLAEDIEALKVQFKREYGFISQTLQEERYRYERLEDQLHDLTDLHQHETANLKQELASIEEKVAYQAYERSRDIQEALESCQTRISKLELHQQEQQALQTDTVNAKVLLGKCINVILAFMTVILVCVSTIAKFVSPMMKSRFHILGTFFAVTLLAVFCKNWDHIVCAIERIIIPR, from the exons ATGAATACCCTAAGCCTGCCCCTGAACATTCGCCGAGGGGGGTCTGACACCAACCTCAACTTCGATGTACCAGATGGCATCCTGGACTTCCACAAGGTCAAACTCAGTGCAGACAGCCTGAAACAAAAAATTCTGAAGGTGACGGAGCAGATAAAAATTGAGCAGACGTCCCGCGATGGGAATGTTGCAGAGTATCTTAAACTCGTCAGCAGCGCAGACAAGCAGCAGGCTGGCCGTATCAAACAAGTCTTTGAGAAGAAGAATCAGAAGTCCGCTCACTCCATTGCCCAGCTACAGAAGAAGTTAGAACAGTATCATAGAAAGCTCAGAGAGATCGAACAGAATGGAGCCTCCAGAAACTCGAAGGACATTTCCAAAGACAACCTGAAGGATCTGCAGCACTCCCTGAAAGATGCCCACGCCAAGTCCCGAACTGCCCCGCACAGCACGGAGTGCAGTAAATCAAGCATGCCCGGAGTGTCCCTCACTCCGCCTGTGTTCGTCTTCAGTAAGTCCAGAGAGTTCGCCAACCTGATCCGGAATAAGTTTGGCAGCGCCGATAACATCGCACACTTGAAAAATTCCTTAGAGGAGTTCAGGCCGGAGGGGAGTCCCCGGGCCTACGGGGGCAGCGCGACCATTGTGAACAAACCCAAGTACGGCAGCGATGACGAATGCTCAAGTGGCACATCAGGCTCTGCTGACAGTAACGGGAACCAGTCCTTTGGAGCCAGTGGAGCCGGCACGCTGGACAGCCAGGGCAAGCTCACCATGATCCTGGAGGAGCTGAGAGAGATCAAGGACACCCAGGCACAGCTGGCCGAGGACATCGAAGCGCTCAAAGTGCAATTTAAGAGAGAATACGGTTTCATTTCACAGACCCTGCAAGAGGAAAGATACAG GTACGAGCGGCTAGAAGACCAGCTGCATGACCTGACAGACCTGCACCAGCACGAGACCGCCAACCTGAAACAGGAGCTGGCCAGCATCGAGGAGAAGGTGGCCTACCAGGCCTATGAGCGCTCACGGGACATCCAG GAAGCTTTGGAATCCTGCCAGACGCGCATTTCTAAGCTGGAGCTCCACCAGCAAGAGCAGCAAGCTCTGCAGACGGACACCGTGAACGCCAAAGTTCTCCTGGGGAAGTGCATAAACGTGATCCTGGCCTTCATGACCGTcatccttgtgtgtgtgtctaccaTCGCCAAGTTCGTCTCGCCCATGATGAAGAGCCGTTTCCACATCCTTGGCACCTTCTTTGCCGTGACGCTCCTTGCAGTATTTTGCAAAAACTGGGACCATATTGTGTGTGCCATAGAAAGGATCATAATACCCAGATGA